Proteins encoded by one window of Nasonia vitripennis strain AsymCx chromosome 5, Nvit_psr_1.1, whole genome shotgun sequence:
- the LOC100679917 gene encoding epsin, which produces MKKSPLSTPGGQGGNFYRGRGRQRGYGHNQMRNNNDNYHRFPGPNNAGNYQFEGNMIPLETSSPTFYHNNRGNRRQPNERHNQRFSNTGISGSYNQGYNNHRNNFQANSGSPYTPQKFQRNKQFRPNDPYSHRKIPISEFVDLKSMFEDPWAELMADLKKKRNVQEATTVANDSSIEIICEKYPREDSSSASTSDGATINISSSYEVKEGSSVDLPLESMNFNQSKDSSILSGDVTSQDDESFSEKANQSEDSSVIMLN; this is translated from the exons ATGAAAAAATCTCCGCTGAGCACGCCCGGCGGTCAGGGAGGTAACTTCTATCGCGGCCGTGGTCGGCAAAGAGGTTATGGTCACAATCAAATGAGGAACAACAACGACAATTATCACCGGTTTCCTGGACCAAACAACGCTGGGAACTATCAATTCGAAGGCAATATGATTCCTTTGGAGACGAGCTCTCCCACgttttatcataataatcgAGGAAACAGACGACAACCAAACGAGAGACACAACCAGCGGTTTTCCAACACTGGCATATCTGGTAGTTATAACCAGGGTTATAACAATCACAGAAATAATTTCCAAGCCAATTCAGGAAGCCCATACACGCCTCAAAAGTTTCAGAGGAATAAGCAGTTCAGACCG aacGACCCATACTCGCATAGAAAAATACCAATTTCAGAGTTTGTTGATTTAAAAAGCATGTTTGAGGATCCATGGGCAGAGTTAATGGCagatttaaagaaaaaaagaaatgttcAAGAAGCTACAACTGTAGCGAATGACAGTTCAATTGAGATTATATGTGAAAAATACCCACGTGAAGATTCCTCTTCAGCTAGTACGTCAGATGGAGCTACTATAAATATTAGTAGTAGCTATGAAGTTAAAGAAGGTAGTTCTGTAGATTTACCTCTAGAAAGCATGAATTTCAATCAATCGAAAGATAGTAGTATTTTAAGTGGTGATGTGACATCCCAAGACGATGAATCTTTTAGTGAAAAAGCTAATCAATCTGAGGATTCTTCCGTTATTatgttgaattga
- the LOC100679948 gene encoding uncharacterized protein LOC100679948, whose protein sequence is MEQNQSEFDETEENLRHLRICLKPLSSTINPEVPRELNNDPYSYRKMPISEFVDLKSMFNDPWAELMADLEDKKNAQKPRTVANDSSVDIKCEKYALEDSSTTSTSDGATMNISSSYEEISDIKMLTDKAKDFYKNKLTKPTNLSRLSTDSVFMQNNFDGRDFMKDSTGSINQRLSTDKISDLLSSMPEPGDLIRQLSTDSILMNNDFYGCDLIRNLNRTSSQRLTTDEISDFLSHISESSDLSHLSTDSVFIRVNDTSRQTDTSVEKVQTILMKYIGFIERITNATMNMFYKLKNYLWQK, encoded by the exons ATGGAACAAAATCAAAGTGAATTTGACGAAACTGAAGAAAATCTAAGACACTTACGAATATGTCTCAAACCTCTTTCATCGACAATAAATCCAGAAGTTCCACGCGAGTTG AACAATGATCCCTACTCGTATAGAAAGATGCCAATTTCGGAGTTCGTTGATTTAAAAAGCATGTTTAACGATCCATGGGCAGAGTTGATGGCAGATttagaagataaaaaaaatgctcaAAAACCTAGAACTGTAGCGAATGACAGTTCAGTTGATATTAAATGTGAGAAATACGCACTTGAAGATTCCTCTACAACTAGTACGTCAGACGGAGCTACTATGAACATTAGTAGTAGCTATGAAGAGATCAGCGATATCAAAATGTTGACTGACAAGGCCaaagatttttacaaaaataagcTTACAAAACCTACAAATTTAAGTCGCTTGAGCACGGATTCCGTTTTTATGCAAAACAATTTTGATGGACGAGATTTTATGAAAGATTCAACTGGCAGCATCAATCAGCGATTGTCAACTGACAAAATCAGTGATCTTTTAAGCAGCATGCCGGAGCCTGGGGATTTGATAAGACAGTTGAGCACAGATTCTATACTCATGAACAACGATTTTTATGGGTGTGATCTGATAAGAAATTTAAATCGGACCAGCAGTCAACGATTGACAACTGACGAGATCAGCGATTTTTTAAGTCACATCTCGGAATCTAGTGATTTAAGTCATCTGAGTACAGATTCCGTTTTTATACGAGTAAACGACACTTCGAGGCAGACTGATACTAGTGTTGAAAAAGTGCAAACTATATTGATGAAATATATCGGTTTCATAGAAAGAATTACAAATGCGACGATGAACATGTTTTATAAactcaaaaattatttatggcAGAAGTGA